A section of the bacterium genome encodes:
- the treZ gene encoding malto-oligosyltrehalose trehalohydrolase, which translates to MSDGTPGAVLLPGGRCRFRVWAPRASAVEVYLVTPRSRRVALASCDGGYYEAVVPDVEAGARYRYVLDGTVDYPDPASRLQPDGVHGPSQVVDAAFAWKDAGWRGLPLAEYVIYELHVGAFSAAGTFDGVMGELEALADLGVTAIELMPVAQFPGRRNWGYDAVYLYAVHPEYGGAEGLKRLVDACHRRGLAVVLDVVYNHLGPEGNYLGAFGPYFTDRYRTPWGDAMNFDGPDSDAVRQFVVDNACWWVEEFHVDALRLDALHAVVDQSARHIFEELAGAVHDRARAAGRAVHVIAESGLNDPRLLRPPDRGGYGLDADWNDDFHHALHALLTGERMRYYMDFDGAADLARAWTDGFVLAGRYSPYLRRRFGAPSLDIPAERFVVFAQNHDQAGNRALGERLTALVGFEALKLAAGTVLLSPFVPLLFMGEEYGETAPFLYFTDHGDPGLAAAVRQGRYEEYPESEPPDPQSPETFERSRVARGHAREPRHRVLLDLYTALIRLRKTDPALANLSKGTMDVRVWDDARVLLVRRWHERSAVVAAFNFSASPAMVEAAVPAGPWKLVIDSADARWAGPGRAAPEILESRGTVMLTLAPWSFALFGTDVDPGAEGGRP; encoded by the coding sequence ATGAGCGACGGCACGCCGGGCGCCGTCCTGCTCCCCGGCGGCCGCTGCCGGTTCCGCGTTTGGGCGCCGCGGGCCAGCGCGGTCGAGGTGTACCTGGTCACCCCGCGCAGCCGGCGCGTCGCGCTCGCATCCTGCGACGGGGGCTACTACGAGGCCGTGGTCCCGGATGTCGAGGCCGGGGCGCGATACCGGTACGTGCTCGACGGCACGGTCGATTACCCCGATCCGGCGTCCCGCCTGCAGCCGGACGGCGTCCACGGGCCGTCGCAGGTCGTCGATGCGGCGTTTGCGTGGAAGGACGCCGGGTGGCGCGGGCTCCCGCTCGCAGAGTACGTCATCTACGAACTGCACGTCGGCGCGTTTTCCGCGGCGGGCACGTTCGACGGAGTGATGGGCGAGCTCGAGGCGCTCGCCGACCTCGGGGTGACCGCGATCGAGCTGATGCCGGTGGCGCAGTTTCCCGGCCGGCGCAACTGGGGATACGACGCCGTGTATCTCTACGCCGTGCATCCGGAGTACGGCGGGGCGGAGGGGCTGAAGCGCCTCGTGGACGCCTGCCACCGCCGGGGGCTCGCCGTTGTGCTCGACGTCGTCTACAACCACCTCGGTCCCGAAGGGAACTACCTCGGAGCATTCGGCCCGTACTTTACGGACCGCTACCGGACGCCCTGGGGGGACGCGATGAACTTCGACGGCCCCGACAGCGATGCGGTGCGGCAGTTCGTGGTCGACAACGCGTGCTGGTGGGTCGAGGAGTTTCACGTCGACGCGCTGCGCCTCGACGCCCTCCACGCGGTCGTCGACCAGTCCGCGCGCCACATCTTCGAGGAACTGGCGGGCGCCGTCCACGACCGTGCGCGGGCGGCCGGCCGCGCGGTGCACGTGATCGCGGAGAGCGGTCTCAACGATCCGCGCCTGCTGCGGCCGCCGGACCGCGGCGGGTACGGCCTCGACGCGGACTGGAACGACGATTTTCACCATGCGCTCCACGCGCTGCTCACGGGCGAGCGAATGCGCTACTACATGGACTTCGACGGCGCCGCGGACCTGGCGCGGGCGTGGACCGACGGGTTCGTGCTCGCGGGCCGGTACTCGCCCTATCTCCGGCGCCGGTTCGGGGCGCCGTCGCTCGATATCCCGGCCGAGCGGTTCGTCGTCTTCGCCCAGAATCACGACCAGGCCGGCAACCGGGCGCTCGGCGAGCGGCTGACGGCGCTCGTCGGGTTCGAGGCGCTCAAACTGGCGGCGGGGACGGTGTTGCTCTCGCCGTTCGTGCCGCTCCTCTTCATGGGCGAAGAGTATGGGGAGACGGCGCCGTTTCTCTACTTCACCGACCACGGGGACCCGGGCCTCGCGGCGGCCGTCCGGCAGGGCCGGTACGAAGAGTACCCGGAGAGTGAGCCGCCCGATCCCCAGTCGCCCGAGACGTTCGAACGGTCGCGGGTCGCGCGCGGCCACGCGCGCGAGCCGCGCCACCGCGTGCTGCTCGATCTCTATACCGCCCTGATCCGGCTGCGCAAGACGGATCCCGCGCTGGCCAACCTCAGCAAGGGAACCATGGACGTCCGCGTCTGGGACGACGCCCGCGTTCTCCTGGTCCGCCGCTGGCACGAGCGGAGCGCCGTCGTCGCCGCGTTCAATTTCTCCGCGTCTCCGGCGATGGTCGAGGCGGCGGTGCCGGCCGGCCCGTGGAAACTCGTGATCGACTCCGCGGACGCGCGGTGGGCCGGCCCCGGCCGCGCGGCGCCCGAGATCCTCGAGTCCCGCGGCACGGTGATGCTCACGCTCGCACCGTGGTCCTTCGCGCTGTTCGGGACGGACGTGGACCCGGGCGCCGAAGGAGGCCGCCCGTGA
- a CDS encoding 4-hydroxythreonine-4-phosphate dehydrogenase PdxA, whose protein sequence is MTPERKPVVALTFGDPAGIGPELIAKLVARGDPVRQATAVVVGDRWVWDDGQRVAGTRTALHEIASIAEARTREKPGAPFFLPIDTVTPHDVRRATATAGGGASVLRALAICLDAARAGQIDAICFAPLNKLAMKQGGLAFEDELHFFADYLGVRTYFCELNVLDPDGRGTGGLWTTRVTSHIPLRDVAAALSRDRIKDAARLLYRALEAAGVGRPRVAVAALNPHAGEGGTCGREEIDIIEPAVREARAEGLPMDGPFPADTIFLRARAGLYDGILTMYHDQGQIAIKLMGFERGVTVQGGLPVPITTPAHGTAFDIAGQNKAGVEALTRAFAIACRMGASSRAAGTVRAP, encoded by the coding sequence GTGACCCCGGAACGCAAACCCGTTGTCGCGCTGACGTTCGGCGATCCGGCCGGGATCGGGCCGGAGCTCATCGCAAAACTCGTGGCGCGCGGCGATCCGGTGCGGCAGGCGACCGCCGTCGTGGTCGGCGACCGGTGGGTGTGGGACGACGGGCAGCGCGTGGCCGGCACGCGGACGGCGCTCCACGAGATCGCGTCCATCGCCGAGGCGCGGACCCGGGAGAAGCCGGGCGCACCGTTCTTCCTCCCGATCGACACCGTGACGCCGCACGACGTGCGGCGCGCAACGGCCACCGCCGGGGGCGGCGCCTCGGTCCTCCGCGCGCTGGCGATCTGCCTGGATGCCGCGCGCGCCGGCCAGATCGACGCGATCTGCTTTGCGCCCCTCAACAAGCTCGCGATGAAACAGGGGGGACTCGCCTTCGAGGACGAGCTGCACTTCTTCGCCGACTATCTCGGGGTACGGACCTACTTCTGCGAGCTCAACGTGCTGGACCCCGACGGCCGCGGGACAGGCGGGCTGTGGACCACGCGCGTCACGTCGCACATTCCGCTCCGGGACGTCGCCGCAGCACTCAGCCGCGACCGCATCAAGGACGCGGCCCGGCTGCTCTATCGCGCGCTCGAGGCGGCGGGGGTCGGGCGGCCGCGGGTCGCCGTGGCGGCCCTCAACCCGCACGCCGGCGAGGGCGGCACCTGCGGGCGGGAAGAGATCGACATCATCGAGCCGGCGGTGCGCGAGGCGCGCGCCGAAGGCCTCCCGATGGACGGACCGTTTCCGGCCGACACGATCTTTTTGCGGGCCCGCGCCGGTCTCTACGACGGCATTCTCACGATGTACCACGACCAGGGGCAGATCGCGATCAAGTTGATGGGCTTCGAGCGCGGGGTGACCGTCCAGGGCGGCCTGCCCGTCCCGATCACCACGCCGGCGCACGGTACCGCGTTCGACATCGCCGGCCAGAACAAGGCCGGCGTAGAGGCGCTCACCCGGGCCTTCGCGATCGCCTGCCGGATGGGCGCCTCCAGCCGTGCCGCGGGAACCGTGCGCGCACCCTGA
- a CDS encoding cyclic nucleotide-binding domain-containing protein — protein sequence MCAAVLFFGAGLLSFFPKPVLGGFLFFLGLSFLVEWLYDAWFKLPRTDYVLVLLILAAVGAVNFLAGVGMGVVVAIVLFVVNYRLMTYLEKHQVGEGDYLVRQGNPSDAMYFIESGQLTAQVELPDGRITRLRTMRGGTVVGEVPMYIGGVRTASVVALSPSTFYRLSTGKLQEMEHDAPDLAAALHKFIARLPAERLAGLNRTLEAALG from the coding sequence GTGTGCGCCGCTGTGCTCTTCTTCGGCGCAGGGCTCCTGTCATTCTTCCCCAAACCGGTACTGGGCGGTTTTCTCTTTTTTCTCGGCCTCTCGTTCCTCGTGGAGTGGCTGTACGACGCGTGGTTCAAACTGCCGCGCACCGATTATGTGCTGGTGCTGCTGATTCTCGCCGCCGTCGGCGCGGTGAACTTTCTGGCAGGTGTGGGCATGGGCGTGGTGGTGGCGATTGTGCTGTTCGTCGTCAACTACCGGTTGATGACGTATCTCGAGAAGCACCAGGTGGGCGAAGGCGACTATCTCGTGCGGCAGGGCAATCCGTCCGACGCGATGTACTTCATCGAGTCCGGTCAGTTGACGGCCCAGGTTGAGTTGCCCGATGGCCGGATCACGCGTCTGCGGACGATGCGCGGCGGCACGGTCGTGGGCGAGGTGCCCATGTACATCGGCGGTGTGCGCACCGCGTCGGTGGTTGCGCTCTCTCCCAGCACGTTCTACCGTCTATCGACCGGCAAGCTGCAGGAGATGGAGCACGACGCTCCCGATCTCGCGGCGGCCTTGCATAAATTCATCGCGCGACTGCCGGCAGAGCGATTGGCGGGACTGAACCGGACGTTGGAAGCGGCGTTGGGCTAA
- a CDS encoding Crp/Fnr family transcriptional regulator, with the protein MTNSTAVAAMLFGPNCASRLRRRALRKGEFLTRDGDPSSYVFRVQAGGLILVSEREDGSYIATDWVGPGGLVGLENAIRGGPCESSCRATVESTVQGLPVGEVQRALRADPAVALAIMNYLSDRVRFLAGHAETLALEGLAVRVRRTLQTLAERELADGRPASLHLTQGDLAALAGASRQRVNSALMALRRAGVVELRGGAIKILSPAAL; encoded by the coding sequence ATGACCAACTCGACTGCCGTTGCCGCGATGTTGTTCGGGCCGAACTGCGCTTCGCGCCTGCGAAGACGCGCCCTCCGCAAGGGCGAATTCCTGACGCGCGACGGTGATCCCAGCAGCTATGTCTTTCGCGTGCAGGCCGGAGGCCTTATTCTCGTGTCGGAACGCGAGGACGGATCGTACATCGCCACGGATTGGGTGGGGCCGGGCGGCCTGGTCGGACTGGAGAACGCGATCCGCGGAGGGCCGTGCGAGTCCTCGTGCCGCGCGACGGTGGAATCCACGGTGCAGGGCCTGCCGGTCGGCGAGGTTCAACGTGCCCTGCGCGCCGACCCCGCCGTCGCGCTCGCGATCATGAATTATCTCAGCGATCGCGTGCGCTTTCTTGCCGGTCACGCCGAGACGTTGGCGCTGGAAGGCCTCGCCGTGCGCGTCAGACGCACGTTGCAGACGCTGGCGGAACGCGAGCTCGCCGACGGGCGACCGGCGTCCCTGCACCTGACGCAGGGCGACCTGGCGGCGCTCGCCGGGGCGAGCCGCCAGCGCGTGAACTCAGCGCTCATGGCACTCCGGCGCGCCGGCGTCGTCGAGTTGCGGGGAGGCGCCATCAAAATTCTTTCCCCGGCAGCCTTATGA
- a CDS encoding alpha-amylase/4-alpha-glucanotransferase domain-containing protein, whose product MHRLALALALHNHQPVGNFDHVFAEATERSYAPMIASLERHPGIRLALHYSGPLLDWLRAHRPELIARLRALVARGQIEMLTGAYYEAILPIVPDADKRGQIVKMTRAIRDGFGYSADGLWLAERVWEPHLARPLGEAGVKYTIVDDSHFHAVGLEDRQLLGYYVTEEEGVSLALFPSLRRLRYLIPWVSPEDVVAYLRTLAETEVRPEGRDAPLDLALMGDDGEKFGMWPTTYAHCWERGWVDRFFDTLEATPWIDVVPPGDYRRTHDPAGAIYLPTATYDEMAEWALPPQRAEARATFRHDLETGGREDLASLVRGGFWRHFLVRYPEANTLHHLALRAGRKVHAMPPGPDRERALDELWSGECNCTYWHGVFGGIYLPHIRSAAFERLIAAEADADLIRHPEPYAETSAEDLNGDGQPELYLATQLDVCTVDPARGGSVVEWDDRTARRHLGNVLTRRAEAYHARVRHEAPPIEGAVSIHAAGDHAKEPGLERLLMYDRVRRATMRTWLWPAEVLRDEAWRDTAEDLGGFGSGRYAWRLEETGTGAAAALTRRAPVGEGQVTLGRRIEVDIRRRGLTHAVRLMWDGPGVLRAVLAEQWSLGLFGGPEQVWAAADGTRVSLWEPADLPPTTGVHAGETYSGLRLAFALERPADVWSLPVFTISNSEAGLERNHQGAMLVLRWELALPAGTPWEQTTHAGVADATG is encoded by the coding sequence ATGCATCGGCTCGCACTCGCCCTGGCGCTGCACAACCACCAGCCGGTCGGCAACTTCGACCACGTCTTCGCGGAGGCGACCGAGCGATCGTACGCGCCGATGATCGCCTCGCTCGAGCGCCACCCCGGCATCCGCCTCGCGCTGCATTATTCCGGCCCGCTGCTCGACTGGCTGCGCGCGCACCGCCCCGAGCTCATCGCGCGGCTGCGGGCGCTCGTGGCGCGCGGACAGATCGAGATGCTCACCGGCGCCTACTACGAGGCGATCCTCCCGATCGTGCCCGACGCGGACAAGCGCGGCCAGATCGTGAAGATGACGCGCGCGATCAGGGACGGGTTCGGGTACTCCGCGGACGGGCTATGGCTGGCCGAGCGCGTCTGGGAGCCGCATCTGGCGCGCCCGCTCGGCGAGGCCGGCGTGAAGTACACCATCGTCGATGACTCGCACTTCCACGCCGTCGGGCTCGAAGACCGACAACTGCTCGGCTATTACGTGACCGAAGAGGAGGGCGTCTCGCTCGCGCTGTTCCCGAGCCTCCGGCGCCTGCGGTATCTCATTCCGTGGGTGTCGCCGGAGGACGTCGTGGCCTACCTCCGCACGCTCGCGGAGACGGAGGTCCGGCCGGAGGGCCGCGACGCGCCGCTCGATCTCGCGTTGATGGGCGACGACGGGGAGAAGTTCGGGATGTGGCCGACCACGTACGCGCACTGCTGGGAGCGCGGGTGGGTGGATCGGTTCTTCGACACGCTGGAGGCGACGCCGTGGATCGACGTGGTGCCTCCGGGCGACTACCGGCGCACCCACGACCCGGCCGGCGCGATCTACCTGCCGACGGCCACGTACGACGAGATGGCGGAATGGGCGCTCCCGCCGCAGCGCGCCGAGGCGCGGGCGACCTTCCGGCACGACCTCGAAACCGGGGGCCGCGAGGACCTCGCGTCGCTGGTGCGCGGCGGATTCTGGCGGCACTTCCTCGTGCGATATCCGGAGGCCAACACGCTGCACCACCTGGCGCTCCGCGCCGGACGCAAGGTCCACGCGATGCCGCCCGGGCCGGACCGGGAGCGGGCGCTCGATGAGCTCTGGAGCGGCGAGTGCAACTGCACCTACTGGCACGGCGTCTTCGGCGGCATCTATCTGCCGCACATTCGGAGCGCGGCGTTTGAGCGCCTCATTGCCGCGGAAGCGGACGCGGACCTCATCCGGCACCCGGAACCGTACGCCGAGACGTCGGCCGAAGACCTCAACGGGGACGGGCAGCCCGAACTGTACCTGGCCACCCAGCTGGACGTGTGCACGGTGGACCCGGCGCGGGGCGGCAGCGTCGTGGAGTGGGACGATCGGACCGCGCGGCGTCATCTCGGCAACGTGCTGACGAGGCGGGCGGAAGCCTACCATGCGCGCGTGCGCCACGAGGCGCCTCCGATCGAGGGAGCCGTCTCGATTCACGCGGCGGGCGACCACGCCAAGGAACCGGGCCTCGAACGGCTGCTCATGTACGATCGCGTGCGCCGGGCGACCATGCGAACGTGGCTCTGGCCGGCGGAGGTGTTGCGCGACGAAGCGTGGCGCGACACCGCGGAGGATCTGGGCGGATTCGGCTCCGGCCGGTACGCGTGGCGTCTCGAGGAGACCGGGACGGGCGCCGCGGCCGCGCTGACACGGCGCGCGCCGGTTGGCGAGGGGCAGGTGACCCTCGGGCGCCGGATCGAGGTGGACATACGCCGCCGGGGGCTCACCCACGCCGTGCGTCTCATGTGGGATGGGCCGGGCGTCCTGCGCGCCGTGCTCGCGGAACAGTGGAGCCTCGGGCTGTTCGGGGGACCGGAGCAGGTGTGGGCCGCAGCGGACGGGACGCGCGTCTCGTTGTGGGAGCCGGCGGATCTCCCCCCGACCACCGGCGTGCACGCCGGCGAGACGTACTCCGGCCTCAGGCTTGCGTTCGCCCTCGAGCGGCCCGCGGACGTCTGGAGCCTCCCCGTCTTCACGATCTCGAATTCGGAGGCCGGGCTCGAGCGGAATCACCAGGGGGCGATGCTGGTGCTCCGCTGGGAGCTCGCGCTCCCCGCCGGGACACCCTGGGAGCAGACGACCCACGCCGGGGTGGCGGACGCCACGGGCTAA
- a CDS encoding MDR family MFS transporter, which translates to MAVVTAGRGRDEAGSPAPSRRAVVTVAAMLGMFLAAMDATAVGTALPTIVGAFGGLALYSWVFAAYQIAFVVTTPIFGRLADIHGRKRVYLIGILGFIGASALCGLSQSMGQLVFFRLLQGIGGGAVLPIALTIIADLFPLEQRLRIQGMFSGVWGLAAVVGPLVGGALADHGAWRWIFFINVPAGLVATLILTLAFHESRTAARASIDYAGISLLSAASIVLLLLMFWGGHEFAWLSVQAAGLAVLCVALLLLFARVEMRAEEPFLPFSLFRNRIIAVACLGGFLLGISIFGTTAYVPLFVQAVTGKSATTAGEALMPYMVMWTVSSIVGGRLALLWGYRPVTTGGMTLLAAGSLLLTRLDVHATATVVFADMIVLGSGMGLTATMFIIAMQNAVARPLRGIVTSINIFTRNLGSAIGVSAQGAVLVGILDARLAHLPARVRLGLPTIGDPQAMLDAGSQARLGPAGHEVLRQALAQGIHGAFVLGLGFVALGLAAVVLYMPSGSVADHASETAAAGRSPRGDEAAAGEDDA; encoded by the coding sequence ATGGCTGTCGTAACCGCCGGCCGCGGCCGCGACGAGGCCGGATCGCCCGCGCCGAGCCGCCGGGCCGTCGTCACGGTCGCGGCGATGCTCGGCATGTTCCTCGCGGCGATGGACGCCACGGCCGTGGGGACGGCCCTGCCGACGATCGTCGGCGCATTCGGCGGCCTGGCCCTCTACTCGTGGGTCTTCGCGGCCTACCAGATCGCCTTTGTGGTGACGACGCCGATCTTCGGCCGCCTCGCGGACATCCACGGCCGCAAGCGCGTGTACCTGATCGGCATCCTCGGCTTCATCGGGGCCTCGGCGCTCTGCGGGCTCTCGCAATCGATGGGGCAGCTCGTGTTCTTCCGGCTGCTGCAGGGCATCGGCGGCGGCGCGGTCCTCCCGATCGCGCTCACGATCATCGCCGACCTCTTCCCGCTCGAACAGCGGCTGCGCATCCAGGGCATGTTCAGCGGGGTGTGGGGCCTCGCCGCCGTCGTCGGGCCCCTGGTCGGCGGCGCTCTCGCCGACCACGGGGCGTGGCGGTGGATCTTCTTCATCAACGTGCCGGCCGGTCTCGTCGCGACGCTGATCCTCACGCTGGCGTTCCACGAGTCCAGGACCGCCGCCCGCGCGTCGATCGACTACGCCGGCATCAGCCTGCTCTCCGCCGCCTCGATCGTCCTGCTGCTGCTGATGTTTTGGGGCGGCCACGAGTTCGCGTGGCTCTCCGTGCAGGCGGCCGGGCTGGCCGTCCTCTGCGTGGCGCTCCTGCTGCTCTTCGCGCGCGTAGAGATGCGCGCCGAAGAGCCGTTCCTGCCGTTCAGCCTGTTCCGCAACCGGATCATCGCCGTGGCGTGCCTCGGCGGGTTCCTGCTGGGCATAAGTATTTTTGGGACCACGGCGTACGTGCCGCTGTTCGTCCAGGCCGTGACCGGCAAGAGCGCCACGACCGCCGGGGAAGCGCTGATGCCCTACATGGTGATGTGGACCGTGTCGAGCATCGTGGGCGGCCGCCTCGCGCTCCTGTGGGGCTACCGGCCGGTGACCACGGGCGGGATGACCCTGCTGGCCGCCGGGTCGCTGCTCCTGACGCGCCTGGACGTCCACGCGACGGCCACCGTCGTCTTTGCCGACATGATCGTGCTGGGCAGCGGCATGGGGCTCACGGCGACGATGTTCATCATCGCGATGCAGAACGCGGTCGCGCGCCCGCTGCGGGGCATCGTCACGTCGATCAACATCTTTACGCGCAATCTCGGCAGCGCGATCGGCGTGAGCGCGCAGGGCGCGGTGCTGGTCGGCATCCTCGACGCGCGGCTGGCGCACCTGCCGGCGCGCGTGCGGCTCGGCCTGCCCACGATCGGCGACCCGCAGGCGATGCTCGATGCGGGATCGCAGGCGCGGCTGGGTCCGGCGGGACACGAAGTGCTCCGGCAGGCGCTGGCCCAAGGGATCCACGGCGCCTTCGTGCTGGGACTGGGGTTCGTCGCGCTGGGGCTCGCGGCCGTCGTGCTGTACATGCCCTCCGGCAGCGTGGCCGACCATGCGTCCGAGACGGCGGCCGCCGGTCGGTCGCCGCGAGGGGACGAAGCCGCCGCCGGCGAGGACGACGCGTGA
- a CDS encoding FAD-binding oxidoreductase, with translation MSHTQDAVGGALAARVRGIVGDAHVTTDPGRLDGWQIDGVRPALGAAPADPEQVAALLTAAADTNAGVIPRGGGAHQHLGNPPERADLVIETTRLTGITDYTPADYVVAVRAGTPFRDVQRALAANGQWLPLDPPGAEAATIGGLVAANRNGPRRLLWGAIRDLVIGIRVALPTGEVIKAGGKVVKNVAGYDLGKLFIGSLGSCGVITDVTFKILPLPGDGVTVLVTLPSAAAAHALTTAVMRSYLLPSALEAASPETLVMLGRAAGIEARAGRWGVLLLAEGLEESRRRHVEEMRALTAAAGGPDAVLEVHSGAAHEALWRAVAGFPSPATHPGGVVFRVGTPITRWIDVAGAAHAVPGDPPAAVLAHAGIGLTYVAAGPDRATALAESLGRAADGQVPDAPEGYAVVEVAPPALKPRLPVWGAAPPAVDLMRRLRAQYDPRSIMVPGRLGWLS, from the coding sequence GTGTCTCACACCCAAGACGCGGTCGGCGGCGCCCTGGCCGCGCGCGTCCGCGGCATCGTCGGGGACGCCCACGTCACCACAGACCCGGGCCGCCTTGACGGATGGCAGATCGACGGCGTACGCCCCGCGCTGGGGGCGGCGCCCGCGGATCCCGAGCAGGTCGCCGCCCTCCTGACCGCAGCCGCGGACACCAACGCGGGCGTGATCCCGCGCGGCGGCGGGGCGCACCAGCATCTCGGCAATCCACCCGAGCGCGCCGACCTCGTCATCGAGACGACGCGCCTCACCGGGATCACGGATTACACGCCGGCCGACTACGTCGTCGCGGTCCGCGCCGGCACGCCGTTCCGCGACGTGCAGCGGGCCCTCGCGGCGAACGGGCAGTGGCTCCCGCTCGATCCGCCCGGCGCGGAGGCGGCCACGATCGGCGGCCTCGTCGCGGCGAACCGCAACGGTCCCCGCCGCCTCTTGTGGGGCGCGATCCGCGATCTCGTCATCGGCATCCGCGTCGCGCTGCCCACGGGCGAGGTGATCAAGGCCGGCGGGAAGGTCGTGAAGAACGTCGCCGGGTACGACCTCGGCAAGTTGTTCATCGGCTCGCTCGGCTCGTGCGGGGTCATCACCGACGTGACGTTCAAGATCCTGCCGCTGCCCGGCGACGGCGTAACGGTCCTCGTCACCCTGCCGAGCGCCGCGGCGGCGCACGCGCTCACCACCGCGGTGATGCGGTCGTACCTGCTCCCCTCCGCGCTCGAGGCCGCGAGCCCGGAAACCCTCGTCATGCTGGGGCGGGCCGCGGGGATCGAGGCGCGGGCCGGGCGATGGGGGGTGCTGCTCCTGGCCGAAGGCCTCGAAGAGAGCCGCCGGCGCCACGTCGAGGAGATGCGCGCGCTGACCGCGGCCGCCGGGGGGCCGGACGCCGTCCTCGAGGTGCACTCCGGCGCGGCGCACGAGGCGCTGTGGCGGGCCGTGGCAGGATTTCCGTCGCCCGCCACGCATCCGGGCGGCGTCGTCTTCCGCGTCGGTACGCCGATCACGCGATGGATCGACGTCGCCGGCGCGGCCCACGCGGTCCCCGGGGATCCGCCCGCCGCGGTGCTGGCGCACGCCGGTATCGGACTCACCTACGTGGCGGCCGGGCCGGACCGGGCGACGGCGCTGGCCGAATCCCTCGGGCGGGCCGCCGACGGCCAAGTACCGGACGCGCCCGAGGGCTACGCCGTCGTCGAAGTCGCGCCGCCCGCGCTCAAGCCGCGCCTGCCGGTGTGGGGAGCCGCGCCGCCCGCCGTCGACCTGATGCGCCGCCTGCGGGCGCAATACGATCCGCGGAGCATCATGGTCCCGGGACGGTTGGGATGGCTGTCGTAA
- a CDS encoding (Fe-S)-binding protein translates to MASPARAGRTAPRDGGPHGRAAAQPIPRLLIPELDKCIQCGFCLPACPTYRMLGVETESPRGRIHLIEAAAQGRIPIDARLEEHMYVCLGCRACETACPAGVHFGTIIEAARAEIGPTGSPLARRVTLAALRHLMPHPRRLRAAAGLLRLYQRSGLGRALRRLHLMPKRLGEMEALLPEVPDAPFAPAQEVFPAIGPRRARVGFLSGCAMSVLFPGANEATVRVLRRNGCEVVVPREQTCCGALNIHNGERTAAQQMARRNIEVFLRAGVDAVVINAAGCGVASKEYPVLFRDDDPAYMARADAYSRLCRDATEFLADLGLTGSLGEIRARATYQDPCHLAHGQRIRREPRDLLRRIPGLELVEMEGADRCCGSAGIYNVVQPGYSRQILEEKMRAVARTGADLLVAPNPGCLLQLAAGIRARGLPMEACHVVDLLDRAYAAGDPERAPGPPGPA, encoded by the coding sequence ATGGCGTCCCCCGCCCGCGCAGGCAGGACCGCGCCGCGTGACGGCGGCCCGCACGGCCGGGCGGCCGCCCAGCCGATCCCGCGGCTGCTGATCCCGGAGCTCGACAAGTGCATTCAGTGCGGGTTCTGCCTGCCGGCGTGCCCGACGTACCGGATGCTGGGCGTGGAGACCGAGTCGCCGCGCGGCCGGATCCATCTGATCGAGGCCGCGGCGCAGGGACGCATTCCGATCGATGCGCGGCTCGAGGAGCACATGTACGTCTGCCTCGGCTGCCGCGCCTGCGAGACCGCCTGCCCCGCCGGCGTCCACTTCGGCACGATCATCGAAGCGGCGCGCGCGGAGATCGGCCCCACCGGCTCGCCGCTGGCCCGCCGCGTAACGCTCGCGGCGCTGCGGCACCTGATGCCGCACCCCCGGCGGCTGCGCGCCGCGGCGGGGCTGCTCCGTCTCTACCAGCGGAGCGGGCTCGGCCGCGCGCTCCGCCGGCTGCACCTCATGCCGAAGCGGCTCGGAGAAATGGAAGCCCTGCTGCCGGAAGTCCCGGATGCCCCGTTTGCGCCGGCGCAGGAAGTCTTCCCCGCGATCGGGCCGCGGCGCGCGCGCGTGGGCTTCTTGAGCGGCTGCGCGATGAGCGTCCTCTTTCCGGGGGCGAACGAGGCCACCGTGCGCGTGCTGCGGCGGAACGGGTGCGAGGTCGTCGTCCCGCGGGAGCAGACCTGCTGCGGCGCCCTCAACATCCACAACGGCGAACGCACGGCCGCGCAGCAGATGGCCCGCCGGAACATCGAGGTGTTCCTGCGCGCGGGCGTCGACGCCGTGGTCATCAACGCGGCGGGCTGCGGGGTCGCGAGCAAGGAATATCCGGTGCTGTTCCGCGACGACGACCCGGCGTACATGGCGCGGGCGGACGCGTACAGCCGGCTGTGCCGGGACGCGACGGAGTTCCTCGCCGACCTGGGCCTCACCGGCTCCCTCGGTGAGATCCGGGCGCGCGCCACCTATCAGGACCCCTGCCACCTCGCCCACGGCCAGCGCATCCGCCGCGAGCCGCGCGATCTGCTGCGCCGCATCCCCGGGCTCGAGCTGGTCGAGATGGAGGGGGCCGACCGCTGCTGCGGCAGCGCCGGCATCTACAACGTAGTGCAGCCCGGCTACTCGCGGCAGATTCTCGAGGAGAAGATGCGCGCCGTCGCCCGGACCGGCGCCGATCTCCTCGTCGCCCCGAACCCCGGATGCCTCCTGCAGCTCGCGGCCGGCATCCGCGCCCGGGGCCTGCCGATGGAAGCCTGCCACGTCGTGGACCTGCTCGACCGGGCGTACGCCGCCGGCGATCCGGAGCGCGCCCCGGGGCCGCCCGGCCCGGCGTGA